A part of Diachasmimorpha longicaudata isolate KC_UGA_2023 chromosome 11, iyDiaLong2, whole genome shotgun sequence genomic DNA contains:
- the LOC135167463 gene encoding ras-responsive element-binding protein 1 yields the protein MDSSEKVDIENITDQRHNSETQTDAASTSSVEQSDGRYLCPACSIVLTSSHDLAHHLRGHISPRSTDCSGEEDYSCGICHKIFSSTSSLDRHVLVHTGERPFICKYCDTTFATNSNMNRHVRTVHRERSPRSYTDSDDTSDSDRPGTEQHVDEYNNNEIAKRTSPDIEDRPLHRIKRPRLDSIETIVDHPKFKILLGGTNAPNKRVEPNFLCPMCPHRDFTSETLMESHLQKEHPGYEVDCDMCNNSFKSDRILAFHKLIHHFENCNGPSRHRTSVVGFGDLTFVDFSATKFPTIARAVCEQSLHRPASGESATFQCSKCLRAFPCKSALEAHELDCGTIPHQPTPLSDDQSKRNDFFAGLDLQNKAAMTEAKEGKDLADIQSIISVTSGPIFPRSDASTPDQHIKINPNVNSSGSSGTASSENNEEEAQDAFSAELRKMKLKGEFPCRLCSAIFPNLRALKGHHKEHMGVGPGMPYPCNVCPFTSTDKAALSRHLKSHNGVRPYQCSLCKYAFTTKANCERHVKNGHKIMTREEIKSVLIYHANEDAVNEGLERTSPRAIRDDARKSLVYPDRDEHHNQGHYSLNSRQTDLIAEEVRLRQLTSMRTTPVNHYEKSDIFPRPPPMHLLNMSHRVSEDSETPQDFTKSNYSRMQEEESRSSDDSASLANDVKSDAHQRAQASPIDLKNISTNDDAPLDLSMDVLDLSKKSKDNRADSARTESVDNNQSEMYDSATNQLLLTQALLKASQSENSPHSVEALYANAHLIFGNYGPFPSSGVPSGILPPYLFNPHLFGQDFALRDRLQKELVRGLQLTGGGPLAESTVNTTNFPAAYSHGHDLTSRTHEEQSDYSTMMTSKVANKNANPREKMDTSPTSSSVKMVIKNGVLMPKQKQRRYRTEKPFSCEHCSARFTLRSNMERHIKQQHPQHWSQRPRGGHSTRGRPPTNSSSLLHSLNPSSQPLQRTYSNTLPKMAQSDYGKRLISDQVKFAILAQQLKGNKHEDNDTDEELIIDEGIDKGSESHEEERPVSLLRGKLEESVRASNREIMESLLTTETPMDQDPVDMKIKSEPEDVKESKPQSSDNEEIPEKVDIKAEDGNVDLASVSELLDQASQQHVQFQPQYMSDEEGLVASTSDCNNSGSDEKSDSVNSGNSGHSTSSKLKKLRRKKKKKTKKSAYSLAPNRVICPYCQRPFPWTSSLRRHILTHTGQKPYQCIHCHLLFTTKSNCDRHLLRKHKTNPNKIRRVRNSSSPEAQEVSTNNNGTFSMRNVPERPYKCSQCPSSTFSTLGNLKKHRSTKHSNEAKSRPESPMSEAHSERQNSPAPTSKQNDQSGYESQSSSVSENPEQPVAPTEVSKSSVNTSPSPAETPKSRRPSPRASPGPTDAPFKCHLCDSGFAGRQDCLDHIRENHKRSFEMLVAKGALEMDPENLEEQQPPQSQSHNSDGEEKRGRFPDYSNRKVVCAFCMRRFWSAEDLRRHMRTHTGERPFSCDICSRRFTLKHSMLRHRKKHESVDSTMYVGTSGDEEPASNQPPTITPRTEQTPLISVTSGESRMRERVSLPTVASIATGDAAPNSLMTFNPYEKLATLTSKLSNTQNFANESTPDNDNDLISNLLGIRDKSIIDKVLQASADDAAKLLGVNRNPE from the exons ATGGATTCGTCGGAGAAAG TGGACATCGAGAATATTACGGATCAACGGCACAACAGTGAGACGCAGACCGATGCCGCATCAACTTCATCG GTTGAACAATCGGACGGAAGATACCTCTGTCCCGCCTGCTCTATCGTGTTAACATCATCCCATGACCTGGCACATCACTTGCGAGGTCACATATCACCTCGGAGTACCGACTGCAGTGGCGAGGAGGACTATTCCTGCGGTATATGCCACAAAATATTCAGTTCTACGAGTTCCCTAGATCGTCACGTACTGGTGCATACCGGTGAACGGccatttatttgtaaatattgtgACACGACATTTGCAACTAATAGCAATATGAACCGACATGTGAGAACAGTCCATCGTGAAAGATCCCCCCGTAGTTACACAGATTCTGACGATACCAGCGATTCTGATAGGCCAGGAACTGAACAACACGTAGATGAGTATAATAATAACGAAATAGCTAAACGTACTTCACCGGACATCGAAGATCGACCATTACATAGAATAAAGAGGCCGAGACTTGACAGCATCGAAACCATCGTAGACCACCCCAAGTTCAAGATCCTGCTTGGTGGCACCAATGCGCCTAATAAGAGAGTTGAACCTAATTTCTTATGCCCGATGTGTCCACACAGGGATTTCACTTCGGAAACTCTAATGGAATCTCATCTACAGAAAGAGCATCCAGGGTACGAAGTCGACTGTGATATGTGTAACAACTCTTTCAAGAGCGATCGAATTCTCGCTTTCCACAAACTCATACATCATTTCGAAAACTGTAATGGACCCTCACGGCATAGAACTTCAGTAGTAGGATTTGGAGATTTAACATTTGTTGACTTTTCAGCTACTAAATTTCCGACAATAGCGAGGGCTGTTTGTGAGCAATCTCTTCATCGTCCAGCATCCGGAGAGAGTGCCACATTCCAATGCTCAAAATGCTTGCGTGCTTTTCCCTGTAAATCTGCCCTCGAGGCACACGAATTAGACTGCGGTACAATCCCTCATCAGCCGACTCCACTTTCCGATGATCAATCAAAAAGGAATGACTTTTTTGCTGGACTGGATCTTCAGAATAAAGCAGCTATGACTGAGGCGAAAGAAGGGAAGGATCTTGCTGATATTCAAAGTATCATATCCGTGACATCTGGCCCAATATTTCCACGATCTGATGCCAGCACTCCCGATCAGCACATCAAGATAAATCCAAATGTCAATTCTTCGGGATCATCAGGGACAGCTTCGTccgaaaataatgaagaagaAGCTCAAGATGCATTTTCCGCTGAATTGAGGAAAATGAAGCTCAAGGGTGAATTCCCATGTCGATTGTGCAGCGCCATATTTCCAAATCTGAGAGCTCTGAAAGGCCATCACAAAGAGCACATGGGTGTTGGCCCCGGAATGCCATATCCCTGCAACGTATGTCCCTTCACATCAACGGACAAAGCAGCCCTGAGTCGTCATCTCAAGTCCCATAATGGGGTTCGTCCTTATCAATGTTCTCTCTGTAAATATGCCTTCACGACTAAAGCAAATTGCGAGAGACACGTGAAGAACGGTCACAAAATCATGACCAGAGAGGAGATAAAGAGTGTTCTCATCTACCACGCGAATGAGGATGCAGTGAACGAAGGTCTGGAGAGAACATCACCAAGAGCCATCCGAGATGATGCTCGCAAATCTCTAGTCTACCCTGATCGAGATGAGCATCACAATCAGGGACACTATTCCCTTAACTCCAGACAAACCGACCTGATCGCCGAGGAGGTGAGATTGCGACAATTGACATCGATGCGTACCACACCAGTCAACCACTACGAGAAGTCTgatatttttccaagacccCCACCAATGCATCTTCTTAACATGTCCCATCGGGTTTCCGAGGACTCGGAGACTCCCCAGGATTTTACAAAATCAAACTACTCGAGAATGCAGGAGGAGGAGTCGAGATCATCTGATGACAGCGCATCACTAGCCAACGATGTCAAATCCGATGCACACCAAAGAGCCCAAGCTAGTCCaattgacttgaaaaatatttcaacaaatGACGATGCACCATTGGATCTGTCAATGGACGTTCTCGACCTGAGTAAAAAATCAAAGGACAATAGAGCTGATTCAGCGAGGACTGAGAGCGTCGACAACAACCAAAGCGAAATGTACGATTCAGCGACAAATCAACTCCTCCTGACCCAGGCCCTTCTGAAAGCCAGTCAATCAGAAAATTCCCCGCATTCTGTGGAGGCACTTTACGCAAATGCTCACTTGATATTCGGAAATTACGGTCCATTCCCGAGTAGTGGAGTTCCGAGCGGCATTCTGCCACCATATTTATTCAATCCGCATCTCTTTGGACAAGATTTCGCCCTAAGGGATCGACTCCAGAAAGAACTTGTACGCGGTCTGCAGTTGACAGGTGGAGGACCACTGGCAGAGTCAACAGTAAACACCACTAATTTTCCAGCTGCTTACTCTCATGGTCACGACTTGACCTCTAGAACCCATGAGGAACAGAGTGACTACTCCACGATGATGACATCTAAAGTAGCCAACAAGAATGCAAATCCCCGAGAGAAGATGGATACAAGTCCAACATCGAGTTCTGTCAAGATGGTGATAAAGAATGGCGTCCTGATGCCCAAGCAAAAGCAGAGAAGATACAGAACTGAAAAGCCCTTCAGTTGTGAGCATTGTTCTGCTAGATTCACCCTCAGAAGCAACATGGAGAGACACATTAAGCAACAGCATCCCCAGCATTGGAGCCAAAGACCTCGTGGGGGGCATTCAACCCGGGGGCGACCTCCAACAAATTCATCATCTTTGCTACACAGCCTAAATCCTTCAAGTCAGCCTCTCCAACGGACTTATTCCAATACTCTACCGAAAATGGCACAGTCTGACTACGGAAAGCGCCTGATTTCCGATCAAGTAAAGTTTGCGATTCTTGCTCAGCAGCTGAAAGGTAACAAGCACGAAGATAACGACACTGACGAGGAGTTGATAATTGACGAGGGTATTGATAAAGGATCGGAGAGCCATGAAGAAGAGAGACCTGTGAGTTTGTTGAGAGGAAAGCTTGAGGAGAGTGTGCGAGCCTCGAATAGGGAAATTATGGAGTCCCTGTTAACCACTGAAACCCCAATGGATCAAGATCCAGTGGACATGAAGATAAAATCGGAGCCAGAAGATGTCAAAGAATCGAAGCCTCAATCTTCGGACAATGAGGAAATCCCTGAGAAAGTGGACATCAAAGCAGAAGATGGAAACGTTGATCTCGCTAGTGTCTCAGAGCTACTGGACCAAGCATCACAACAACATGTGCAGTTCCAGCCCCAATACATGAGCGACGAGGAGGGCTTAGTGGCATCGACCAGCGACTGTAACAATTCCGGAAGTGACGAGAAATCTGATTCAGTGAATTCCGGGAATTCAGGCCATTCGACATCCTCAAAGTTGAAAAAACTGaggagaaagaagaaaaagaagacGAAGAAGTCAGCATACTCTTTGGCACCAAACCGAGTTATCTGTCCATACTGTCAGCGTCCATTCCCCTGGACCTCATCCCTCCGAAGACACATTCTCACCCATACCGGTCAGAAGCCATATCAATGTATCCACTGCCATCTTCTCTTCACAACCAAGTCCAACTGCGATCGTCACCTCTTGAGAAAGCACAAGACGAATCCCAACAAAATAAGAAGAGTCCGAAATTCATCATCTCCAGAGGCCCAAGAGGTGTCCACAAATAACAACGGTACATTCTCCATGAGAAACGTGCCAGAGAGGCCCTACAAATGCAGTCAATGCCCGAGTTCGACTTTCTCAACCCTCGGCAATCTCAAAAAGCACAGATCAACCAAGCACTCAAACGAAGCCAAATCCCGACCGGAGAGTCCCATGAGTGAGGCACATTCGGAGAGACAAAACAGTCCCGCACCAACGAGCAAACAGAATGACCAAAGTGGTTACGAGAGCCAGTCCTCAAGTGTGTCCGAGAACCCTGAACAGCCAGTTGCACCAACTGAAGTCTCAAAATCATCTGTCAACACTTCTCCATCACCCGCTGAAACCCCAAAATCACGAAGACCATCGCCACGTGCTTCACCTGGACCAACAGACGCCCCCTTCAAGTGCCACCTTTGCGACAGTGGATTTGCCGGACGCCAAGACTGCTTGGACCACATCAGAGAAAATCATAAACGCTCCTTCGAGATGCTCGTGGCTAAGGGTGCCCTAGAAATGGACCCTGAGAACCTCGAGGAACAGCAACCACCTCAATCCCAATCACACAACAGCGATGGTGAGGAGAAACGCGGCCGATTCCCGGATTACAGCAACAGAAAAGTTGTCTGTGCGTTTTGCATGCGGCGTTTCTGGTCAGCTGAGGATCTTCGCCGTCATATGCGCACCCACACTGGTGAACGCCCCTTCTCCTGCGACATTTGCTCCCGACGTTTTACCCTGAAGCACAGCATGCTTCGTCACCGAAAGAAGCACGAGTCCGTGGATTCCACGATGTACGTGGGAACGAGTGGTGATGAGGAACCAGCCTCCAATCAGCCACCAACAATAACCCCCAGAACCGAACAGACCCCCCTTATTTCCGTAACCAGTGGAGAGTCCAGAATGCGTGAGAGAGTCTCTCTACCTACGGTGGCATCAATCGCCACTGGCGATGCAGCCCCCAATAGCCTGATGACCTTCAATCCCTACGAGAAATTAGCAACACTCACGAGTAAACTGAGTAATACCCAGAATTTCGCCAATGAATCAACGCCAGACAACGACAATGATTTGATCTCCAATCTACTTGGCATCAGAGACAAGAGTATCATCGATAAAGTATTGCAGGCTTCGGCTGATGATGCAGCCAAACTTCTTGGAGTCAACAGAAATCCCGAATGA